ATCCCGCTTCAGCAAAAAAAACTTTTATGCGCCTTCAGCTTTTATCCTCTTCTTTGATGGCTTATAGCCATGGATCTAATGACAGTCAAAAATTTATGGGGGCTTTTAGCCTTGCCTTACTTATTGCAGGCCTTTCCTCTACATTTTACGTGCCGTACTGGGTTATTTTAATTTGTGCGCTTACAATGGGATGTGGAACAGCAATAGGAGGAATGCGCATCATTAAAACGGTTGGATTTAAAGTTGTCCATTTAGAAAGCTATCAAGGCTTTGCAGCCGAAACATCGGCAGCCTCTACTATTCTGCTTGCTTCTTTTTTCGGCATTCCTCTTAGCACAACCCACACCATAAATACAGCCATCATTGGTGTTGGGCTTGCCCGCCACAAAAAATTAGTGCACTGGAATGTCTTTTTTTCCATTGTTGCAGCCTGGGTAATGACTTTTCCTGTTTGCGGCATTATCGCTTATTTCTCAGCCTTTATGCTTCAAGCGTTTGAATTGGCGGGCTTGCCAATCCTGATCTTCCTCTTCTTAGGCGTCGTTTATATCTATGATTTATTTTTGTACGGGTTTTCTAATTGGAAAATGTCCCGCTTTAAAATCTAGCTTTTCGAAAAATCACTCGATAATCTAAAAAGAAAGAGATTCGTTGCTTAGAAGGGATATTAGCCCGGCTAATGGCGTAGATTCGCATTCTTTTCCCTAGAAGGGACGGTCCCTTTACTCAGATATTTTCGCTAGGAAACTCGAATCTAGATCAGTGGTAATTTTAAGAACTCTGCTTAATCGTTTCTTAAGAAGATCTTTTAACTTTCTAACTATAAAAGATTTATAATAAACAGATTAAACAGTAAAAATGCAGTAGTAAAAAGCAGAAAAAAAATTAAATTTAAAAAACATCATCATACCATCCAGGTTGTATAGCCTATGCTCAGGCGTTTAAATCATCACTCTATTTGATTAGTTATTAACAACTTAAATAAAAAACTTTTTCCTTTATGAAAAGCCGGCGGCTTTAGAAATACCCTTTGCAATTAGATAGACTTTTTTTTTCAATTGTTCTCCCGTATGCATAGGATCTTACTTTTCCTTGCCATTAAATCGAGTTTTTGCTATCATTATATCAGCAATCTACAAAAATAAGTAACTATCAAACATAGCCTTTTTTCGGCTTCTAAATTACGGGGGATTCCTGAATGTCACTAGACAAAGGTACCAAAGAAGAAATTACAAAAAAATTTCAGCTTCATGAGAAAGATACCGGTTCAGCCGACGTCCAAATCGCTATTTTGACAGAGCGCATTACGGAATTGACAGAGCACTTAAAAAGATCTCCAAAGGATCATGGATCTCGCTTGGCGCTTCTCAAATTAGTCGGTCAAAGACGTCGTCTACTCGATTATCTAAACTCAACAGACACAAAACGTTATCAAACGTTAATCAATAAGTTAAAGCTTAGAAGATGATTAAGCTTTAATATGATAAGAGAAAGGGGCAGCCAAAAGCTGCCCCTTTCTCTTAAGCGCAAAAAGAATCTTTCCTAATAAAAGGTTATAGAAATCAGAAAACCCTCTTTAAATATTCTTTTAGTTTTTTAAAGTGTGCTTTCTGAGTTCTATTTTCTCCTTTTAAAGGTAAGAGTTCTTTTAAACCCGGCAAATAGACTTAAATTTTGCAAAAAATAAAAGTCTTGCTCGTACAAATAGGTCTTATTAGGTATAGATAGATAGCCAGTTAAACAAGGCTGAGCTTTTCTAACTTTCAAGTTTCTTCAAAATTCGATAAGAGAAGTCAAGAATAATATTCGCTTCATATTTATAGAAGAAAAGCTAACTAGTTGGACCATTCGGCTTCGCTTATGTTTGATTATCCTAAATAAAAATAAGCTCAAGCCGCTATTCATTTAAGAGGTTTAAGATGACCTCCCATACCCTTTTACTTTATGGAGATTTACTCAATGCAACGTGAAACTATATCTATTTCAGTTGGCGAACAAGAAATTACCTTGGAAACCGGTAAAATCGCACGTCAAGCTGGCGGAGCGGTGATTGTTCGCTGTGGCGAAACCATTGTTTTTTCCACCGCATGCGCGGCTCCCAATGCTGATCCCACTACCGATTTCTTACCTCTTCGTGTAGATTATCAGGAAAAATTCTCTTCTGCAGGAAAAACTTTAGGCGGTTTCATTAAAAGAGAAGGACGTCCCGCAGAACGCGAAATCTTAGTGTCCCGTTTGATTGACCGTCCTTTGCGCCCCATGTTTGAAGAGGGCTACTACAACGAAGTTCAGGTTCTGTCTTATGTGTGGTCATATGACGGTGTGCATTCTCCCGATCCATTGGCGATCTGCGGTGCGTCGGCAGCCCTTGTCATTTCAGATATCCCCTTAATTAAACCCGTCGGCGCTGTCCGAGTAGGCTTCAGCGATGGGCAATTTATCGTCAATCCCACAGTGGAACAGCAGAAAAAATCCAAATTGGACCTTATGCTGGCTGGAACGGAAGATGCCGTTCTCATGATTGAAGGGTCTTGCGACTTCCTAACCGAAGAGCAGGTATTGGAAGCCATTGAGCAAGGGCATCAGGCGATCAAGGGAATTTGCCACGCTTTAAGTCAGTGGCAAGCCAAAGTGGGCAAACCAAAGAATCGCGAAACATTGCGCAAGCTTCCTGCAGAGCTTTATGAAGACGTCGAAAAGATTGCCGCTCCCCTATTAGAACAAGCTTTGCGCATCGGCGAGAAGAAGAAACGCGAAGAATCTTTAGGACTAGTTACGCAAGCCGTCAAAGAAGCCTTCCTGCCAGCGGGAGAAGAGCCAAAATATCCGGAAAAAGACGTGACTTATGCCTTGAAAGAGATTTCATCTAAAATGATGCGCCGCATGATTTTAAATGAGAATTTAAGATCGGATGGCCGCCAGTCTACCCAGATTCGCCCTATTGACATCGAACAAAGCATGCTTCCCCGTGCCCATGGAAGCTCGCTATTTACGCGAGGCGAAACACAGGCCCTCGCCGTGTGTACGCTTGGCGGCGAGAGCATGGCACAGCGCTATGAAGATCTCGAAGGAGAAGGTAGCCAGCGCTTCTATTTGCAATACTTTTTCCCTCCTTTCTCCGTAGGAGAAGTGGGACGTCTGGGAGCTCCAGGCAGACGGGAAATTGGACATGGTAAGCTAGCTGAACGGGCATTAATGGCCTTGATACCGCCTAAGGAGCAATTCCCTTACACAATCCGCCTTGAGTCCAATATCACAGAATCTAACGGATCTTCTTCTATGGCTACTGTTTGCGGTGGATGCTTGGCCTTAATGGATGCCGGTGTGCCTATCAAACGTCCAGTTGCTGGAATAGCAATGGGGCTGATTTTGGAAAATGATCGCTATATTATTTTATCCGATATCTTAGGGATCGAAGATGCTTTAGGCGACATGGACTTCAAAGTAACAGGCGATCAGCAAGGCATTACTGCTTTCCAAATGGACATTAAAGTAGAAGGTATTACAATTGAGATTATGCGGGCAGCTCTTCAACAAGCCAAAGATGGCCGTGTCCACATTCTCAATAAGATGCTCTCAGTTGTTCCAAAATATAAAGAACAAATGTCCCGCTATGCTCCCCGCATTGAAACCGTTCAAATTAAGCCTAGCAAAATTGCAACGGTTATCGGTCCGGGCGGTAAGCAAATTCGCGCCATTATTGAGCAGACAGGCGTTCAAATTGATATCAATGACGATGGCTTAGTCAGCATTGCTGCCGCCGATTTGGAGAGCATTGAAAAAGCTAAGGCCATTATCCATGGCCTAACTGCAGAAATTGAAATTGGAAAAATTTATTCCGGCAAGGCGACTTCCATTGCTCCTTTCGGCGTATTTGTCGAAATTCTTCCCGGTAAAGAAGGGCTCTGCCATATTTCCGAGTTTGATGTCAGCCGCATCAATAATTTGGCAGATTATGTCAAGCAAGGGGATATCGTCACGGTAAAGGTTCTCGATATCAACGAACGTGGCCAAATCAAGTTAAGCCGCAAGGCCACTTTAGGCGGTTAATTGCAATATTTAGCAAGGGAAGCGCAAGGCTTCCCTTGTTTACTAAAGAAAAAATCAAGACGTAAATTCTTTAAACGATCCGCTCTTCTTAAATCTCACAAAAGAATCGGTCAACATAAGGTCGTAGATTTTTGCTTGAGCTTTGTCAAAAACTCCGCTTGATGGCACACCCCCTTTGTCTAATTCCTCTAATAAATCCTTCTTTGTTGCGCCTGGAATATTAATTTCGATAAAAGGACTATCGTCTGGAACTTCTATATAGTTCTGCCTGATTTCTTTTGCCTTTTGCAAAGTGGGGTTCTTTTTAAATTCGTTAACAATGTCATAAAAAGACAAGGTTTCCGAAGAACATTCCCCTTTTATAAATTCGGCATACGCTTGTTTCATAGGTGGAAAAGAAAGGGCAAAATTAAAGCTTCTTCCATGTTTTTGACAGACTTGATCAAATTTTTCTTTTAAGGCAGGATCACTTGCCAGAACATCCTTATATTTTGTTTGAAAGGCTATCATTTTCTCAGCAAGCTGCTTGCCTTTATAGGTTTTCCCTTTACTTTCAGAGACTTAAGAAGACCCCACTTCCGTTTTAGGAATTTCTAGCTTTTCCAAGCCTTTTAGAGACTTTGCGGCTCTAGCTTGAGGCGTTAATCCCAACGCATTGACTAAACTAGAAAGCGCTTTATTAACCAAGTCCTGAAGCCCCCGCTTTAATGCGTCTAATTCAGGAAAAGCGGGAAACAAAAATGAGCGTCTTATGAGTCGCAGGCGCATGCGAGGCGACTGCCTGAGCCGCTTTTTCTGGCTCTATTTGACCGTCCTTGACTATCTCCTCTTGAGAGATGAAAGTGGACTTAACTGACGGTGGCTGCTGCGGGGAATCCTTATATAAACGATGCGCTCCAATATTCATATCGCTATGTATACTCATACATAACCTCAAAATAAATCTTTGAAAAAGATTCTTTTTTATTTTAAAAAAAATCCTACAATATCATTATACTACAAAAATATTTTCTATTGAAAAATAGCTTGCTATTTTTTTTAATGTCATTGATTCTAAAAAAAAATTTGATTGTTAAAATCTATGTTAGGCCGTTTAAAAATAGTTATCCCTTCTTTCAACAGCGTTAAATATCTTCCCAAGACTTTGCATTCAATTGAAACGCAGACTTTCAAGGCTTACGATGTCTGTATAGTCGACGATGCCTCTACCATTCCTCAACAGCGTCAAATTATTGAAGAATTTTGCCAAAGACATTCTTCTTGGCGCGCACTTTTTCATTCCCATAATCAAGGGGCTTTAGTAAGCATCATCGATGGCATTAATGGGCTAGATTGTCAAGACGAGGATGTGATTGTCATTATCGATGGAGATGATTGGCTTGCCAATGACCAAGCTTTGCAGATTATTGCCGATACCTATCAATCTCCTGATGTTTATCTCACTTATGGATCTTTTGAGACGTATCCAAAGGATTGCATTAATATTACTTATGCAGCCCCCATTGGAGAAGAAGTGATTGAAAAACAACTGTACAGACATATTAGATGGGTCTTTCATCACCCAAAAACTTTCAAATATTTTCTTTGGAAGCAAGTAAAAGATGAAGATTTGCGCAACGGAGAAGGCAATTATTATATGGTCACAAGCGATCGGGCACTTTTTTATCCGTTGCTTGAAATGGCTGGGCGGCATATTCGCTTTATTGACAAGATTCTTTACATTTACAATCTCGAAAATCCCTTGAACGATCATAAAATTAATCGCGATGAGCAATATTTCGAAGAACTCTATATTAAATCTCGTACCAAATATCCTCCTCTCAGGTAAAAAAGCATGAAAGGTCAATTTAAAATTGTGGTCCCTTCTTTTAATAGCGTCAATTTTATTCCAAAAACGCTTGCTTCAATAGAAAGCCAAACAAATAAAAATTACCAGGTTTGCGTCATTGATGATTGCTCGACTTTGGAAAAACAACGGGAAATTATTTCCGAATTCTGTCAGAGGAATCAATGGAAGTCTATTTTTCATACTAAAAATGAAGGAGCGCTAGCCGGAATAGTCGAAGCAATCCATAGCTTGAACTGTCAAGATGACGATGTCATCGTCATGCTAGATGGAGATGATTGGCTATATGATGAGCATGTCCTAGAAAAACTAGATAAGATTTATACGGAAGAAGACGTCTATTTGACTTGGGGACAATTTCAAACCTATCCGCCAAATTGCATCAAGATGAATTATGCCCTTCCCATTCCAGAAATTGTCATCGAGCAGCAATTATACAGGGAAATTGTGGATATTTTTGGCCACTTGAAGACCTATAAATATCGCTTATTTAGAGAGATTAAAGATGAAGATTTGCGCGACCCGCAGACAGGTGAATATTTTCGTGTTTCATGGGACAAAGCCTTGATGTACCCCATGCTAGAAATGGCTGGTTATAAAGTCCGCTTTGTACCCGATCTCTTGTATGTTTATAATATTGTCAATCCGTTAAGCGATTACAAGATCAATCGCAAAGAGCAAATCATCGCGACTGATTACATCCGCTCTAAGCCTCATTATAAGAGGATTTTTTAATAAGGAAAAGCAATCACCCGATTTTGGAAAAAGATCTTTCTCCCTTTTTCTGTCCTCTATTGACCCTAAATGGGATCGCTACAGTTATTGCCAATGCCTAGGACGCGTCCCTAAATGCATAGTAGCAATTTAGGGGACGTCCTAGAGCTCATGAAGAAAGCATATTAATGGAATATTCATCCCTTCTACGCTTCACTATGCTTTCTTCTCCTTCAAATTAGAGAAATTCAATTTACAGGATCTTGTCCACCTTGGCCTTGTTGATGCATTGGATTAGGAAAATTAATCTCTGCAAGAGAAATGCCCGCGCGCTTTAAGACCTTTCCCTTCATTTCCTCCAATTTTTCTAAAAGGCCGCGGCAGTCTGTCGCCATTTCGCTTGGGTTTTTAACAAATTTTCCTGGCAATTTTTTCAGAAGCCATTTTTCACAACCGTCAATCAACCCTAGTTGGGATTGAAGCGCCGGTATTTGCCGCGCCTGTTTGATTGTTTGAAGAATGTGATGCTTTGTAATTTTGCGAATAATTTGGCTGCAATAAAATCCCCTTACAGTCAATTGATGTCTATAAATGATTTCCGGACTCTGATGCGGATCCCATATAGAGGGGGCATCAAGAATAGTCTGTTTAATTTTATCTATCTGCGTTTGCACGTTCACTCCATCTTTCCTGGCAATATTAATCCATTCACACGTGATGAGCGTTAAATGTTTTAACTCCCAAGATAAATCATTAAGCACTTCATTTAGCCCTTCCTGGCTATCTGCACACCTTCTTGTTACAATTCCAGGAATTAAAGGATAGGAAGTTAAAGATCCGGGAGAAAAATTGATAGACATAAGATCCTCCTTTGTAGGATAAGGTGCTTCAAATATAGATTTAAAGCCCTTAATTCCATCCATAATTCAATCCATCATTTATTGCAAATCATTACAATTAGTGTTCTCCATGTGCATTACGACAATGTTTAAATTTCGTTAAACAAATCATTATTGCTTACATCATTCCTGAATGTATCCTAGAAAGGGTTCCCGAGAATTGTGAATGAAACCGAAAACCCAACCGATAGCAACGACAAGAGGACTAAACAGGAGGAAAGGATAGCTCATCTATGCCTTACAATTTGCTCAATAGCCAAATGTCCATTTCATCATAGCGTAGCACACAACCTAAAGAAGAAAAGGCGGTGGATCTGCCCAGATAAATTTCATAGCAATCGACTGTCTTGCATAAGAAACGGCATCTAAATGATTAAGCTGCTTAAAACGGATTTAAAAGGAATTGCTTGAAAAATTTTGAGGCCCTAGCAAAAGCTA
The nucleotide sequence above comes from Candidatus Protochlamydia phocaeensis. Encoded proteins:
- a CDS encoding inorganic phosphate transporter; the protein is MDFLLLSVVILLILVAEFLNGCTDAPNAIATVVSTRTLSLRIALILATTLNILGAFSGTAVATTIGKSIVQPEAINLTSMGAAMLAIIFWSLFTWRFGLPMSKSHALVASLSGAGLALAGPSALIWEGWAKVLIGLLLSTMLGALGGWILAKFIQSFFSRSHPASAKKTFMRLQLLSSSLMAYSHGSNDSQKFMGAFSLALLIAGLSSTFYVPYWVILICALTMGCGTAIGGMRIIKTVGFKVVHLESYQGFAAETSAASTILLASFFGIPLSTTHTINTAIIGVGLARHKKLVHWNVFFSIVAAWVMTFPVCGIIAYFSAFMLQAFELAGLPILIFLFLGVVYIYDLFLYGFSNWKMSRFKI
- the rpsO gene encoding 30S ribosomal protein S15, whose translation is MSLDKGTKEEITKKFQLHEKDTGSADVQIAILTERITELTEHLKRSPKDHGSRLALLKLVGQRRRLLDYLNSTDTKRYQTLINKLKLRR
- the pnp gene encoding polyribonucleotide nucleotidyltransferase yields the protein MQRETISISVGEQEITLETGKIARQAGGAVIVRCGETIVFSTACAAPNADPTTDFLPLRVDYQEKFSSAGKTLGGFIKREGRPAEREILVSRLIDRPLRPMFEEGYYNEVQVLSYVWSYDGVHSPDPLAICGASAALVISDIPLIKPVGAVRVGFSDGQFIVNPTVEQQKKSKLDLMLAGTEDAVLMIEGSCDFLTEEQVLEAIEQGHQAIKGICHALSQWQAKVGKPKNRETLRKLPAELYEDVEKIAAPLLEQALRIGEKKKREESLGLVTQAVKEAFLPAGEEPKYPEKDVTYALKEISSKMMRRMILNENLRSDGRQSTQIRPIDIEQSMLPRAHGSSLFTRGETQALAVCTLGGESMAQRYEDLEGEGSQRFYLQYFFPPFSVGEVGRLGAPGRREIGHGKLAERALMALIPPKEQFPYTIRLESNITESNGSSSMATVCGGCLALMDAGVPIKRPVAGIAMGLILENDRYIILSDILGIEDALGDMDFKVTGDQQGITAFQMDIKVEGITIEIMRAALQQAKDGRVHILNKMLSVVPKYKEQMSRYAPRIETVQIKPSKIATVIGPGGKQIRAIIEQTGVQIDINDDGLVSIAAADLESIEKAKAIIHGLTAEIEIGKIYSGKATSIAPFGVFVEILPGKEGLCHISEFDVSRINNLADYVKQGDIVTVKVLDINERGQIKLSRKATLGG
- a CDS encoding regulator of G-protein signaling domain-containing protein, producing the protein MIAFQTKYKDVLASDPALKEKFDQVCQKHGRSFNFALSFPPMKQAYAEFIKGECSSETLSFYDIVNEFKKNPTLQKAKEIRQNYIEVPDDSPFIEINIPGATKKDLLEELDKGGVPSSGVFDKAQAKIYDLMLTDSFVRFKKSGSFKEFTS
- a CDS encoding glycosyltransferase family 2 protein, with protein sequence MLGRLKIVIPSFNSVKYLPKTLHSIETQTFKAYDVCIVDDASTIPQQRQIIEEFCQRHSSWRALFHSHNQGALVSIIDGINGLDCQDEDVIVIIDGDDWLANDQALQIIADTYQSPDVYLTYGSFETYPKDCINITYAAPIGEEVIEKQLYRHIRWVFHHPKTFKYFLWKQVKDEDLRNGEGNYYMVTSDRALFYPLLEMAGRHIRFIDKILYIYNLENPLNDHKINRDEQYFEELYIKSRTKYPPLR
- a CDS encoding glycosyltransferase family 2 protein → MKGQFKIVVPSFNSVNFIPKTLASIESQTNKNYQVCVIDDCSTLEKQREIISEFCQRNQWKSIFHTKNEGALAGIVEAIHSLNCQDDDVIVMLDGDDWLYDEHVLEKLDKIYTEEDVYLTWGQFQTYPPNCIKMNYALPIPEIVIEQQLYREIVDIFGHLKTYKYRLFREIKDEDLRDPQTGEYFRVSWDKALMYPMLEMAGYKVRFVPDLLYVYNIVNPLSDYKINRKEQIIATDYIRSKPHYKRIF